The following are encoded in a window of Acidobacteriota bacterium genomic DNA:
- a CDS encoding DUF4388 domain-containing protein — protein sequence MAFQGSLKELLLPDIVQLVSVSGKTGKFVLTRDDREGHIYLRDGQIIHAEVGDVTGEEAVYALAIWDDGDFLFTPGTDPVEQTITKSNTNLLMEAARRLDEWRVLSKKIPSVEMVPVLRADPDRREQINLSPLEWMIVTRIDSERSIAEIGRSMDWAPFEVAKLLYGMVSSNLVELKKKPRLSPVGAEPRTIAAV from the coding sequence ATGGCATTTCAGGGCTCGCTCAAAGAGCTACTACTACCGGACATCGTCCAGCTCGTCTCAGTATCCGGCAAGACTGGAAAATTCGTCCTCACACGGGACGATCGAGAAGGTCATATCTACCTCAGAGATGGCCAGATCATCCACGCGGAGGTCGGCGACGTCACGGGTGAGGAGGCGGTCTACGCGCTCGCCATATGGGACGATGGCGATTTTCTCTTCACTCCCGGAACCGACCCTGTGGAGCAGACGATCACGAAATCGAACACCAATCTGCTCATGGAGGCCGCCCGCCGACTCGATGAGTGGCGGGTGCTGTCGAAAAAGATTCCGTCGGTGGAGATGGTGCCGGTCCTCAGAGCGGATCCCGATCGGCGCGAGCAGATCAACCTCTCCCCTCTGGAGTGGATGATCGTTACCCGAATCGACTCCGAACGGTCGATCGCCGAGATCGGTCGCAGTATGGACTGGGCTCCCTTCGAGGTAGCCAAGCTCCTCTACGGAATGGTGAGCTCGAACCTCGTGGAGCTAAAAAAAAAACCTCGACTGAGTCCGGTGGGGGCAGAGCCCCGGACGATCGCCGCCGTCTAG